The following are encoded together in the Mugil cephalus isolate CIBA_MC_2020 chromosome 18, CIBA_Mcephalus_1.1, whole genome shotgun sequence genome:
- the mettl4 gene encoding N(6)-adenine-specific methyltransferase METTL4 isoform X2 translates to MSVVLQSNYGCVLDARSLIDQGYARCIRWRDKQKSRVKCCFKRQCFQILKSHYGTNVNVSAAVDAGNSEMMQKTAKSSKKRKRKHSELNQGEIDSQAFHEKIRSVILEGTKSLVDSARSLGFLTGDTDAEDQEDCTQLLVAENTSPVDLFSRVTESRADWAAVVTLMGEEYVIPPHTAFLLSDFTRIQPLVQYGRSFDLIVMDPPWENKSVKRSRRYGSLPSTQLKRLPIPLLASPNCLVVAWVTNRPSHLRFVRDELYPHWGVEVVAEWFWVKVTASGQFVFPLDSPHKKPYEILVLGRYRPSAGPSASSSEKPEVPVEDRRLIVSVPSALHSQKPSLSEVLKPYVGAEGKCLELFARSLQPGWTSWGNEVLKFQHTSYFTLTPADDVREDEATDDCTDKPGTT, encoded by the exons ATGTCGGTGGTGCTTCAGAGCAACTATGGCTGTGTTTTAGATGCACGCTCACTCATTGATCAGGGCTATGCACGATGCATCCGATGGAGGGATAAACAGAAGTCACGTgtaaagtgttgttttaaaaggcagtgttttcagattttaaagAGTCATTATGGTACTAATGTGAATGTCAGTGCCGCGGTGGATGCAGGAAATTCGGAAATGATGCAGAAAACAGCCAAATCTTCAAAG AAAAGGAAACGAAAGCATAGTGAACTCAACCAGGGGGAGATCGATTCACAGGCCTTCCATGAAAAG ATCAGGAGTGTTATTCTGGAAGGAACCAAGTCCTTGGTGGATTCGGCCCGATCTCTGGGATTTCTGACTGGAGACACCGACGCG gaggaccaggaggactgCACTCAGTTGCTTGTTGCTGAGAATACTTCACCCGTGGACCTGTTTTCTCGGGTGACCGAGAGCCGGGCGGACTGGGCTGCAGTGGTTACGCTGATGGGAGAGGAGTATGTCATACCGCCTCACACGGCTTTCTTGCTTTCTGATTTCACAAGAATACAGCCGCTAGTCCAAT ATGGAAGGAGCTTTGACTTAATAGTTATGGATCCACCGTGGGAAAATAAGTCTGTGAAAAGGAGTCGCAG ATACGGTTCTCTGCCTTCAACCCAGCTGAAACGGCTCCCTATACCCCTCCTGGCGTCTCCAAACTGTTTAGTGGTTGCCTGGGTGACGAACCGGCCGAGCCACCTGCGATTTGTCCGTGATGAACTGTATCCGCACTGGGGGGTCGAAGTTGTGGCGGAGTGGTTCTGGGTCAAG GTCACTGCATCTGggcagtttgtgtttccactggATTCACCGCACAAGAAGCCATATGAAATACTGGTGCTGGGCAGATATCGTCCCTCTGCTGGTCCCTCAGCAAG CTCTTCGGAGAAGCCGGAGGTTCCCGTGGAGGATCGGCGTTTGATTGTCAGCGTCCCATCAGCTCTGCACTCCCAGAAGCCCTCGCTATCAG AGGTGTTGAAGCCGTACGTTGGAGCCGAGGGCAAGTGCTTGGAGCTGTTTGCCAGGAGCCTTCAACCAGGATGGACCAGCTGGGGCAACGAGGTGCTTAAATTTCAACACACGAGCTATTTTACTTTGACGCCAGCGGATGACGTTCGTGAAGACGAGGCCACGGACGACTGCACAGACAAACCTGGTACCACATAA
- the mettl4 gene encoding N(6)-adenine-specific methyltransferase METTL4 isoform X1, producing the protein MSVVLQSNYGCVLDARSLIDQGYARCIRWRDKQKSRVKCCFKRQCFQILKSHYGTNVNVSAAVDAGNSEMMQKTAKSSKKRKRKHSELNQGEIDSQAFHEKIRSVILEGTKSLVDSARSLGFLTGDTDAVREPLPSQECRLAALCEMAKDLPLVDQEDQEDCTQLLVAENTSPVDLFSRVTESRADWAAVVTLMGEEYVIPPHTAFLLSDFTRIQPLVQYGRSFDLIVMDPPWENKSVKRSRRYGSLPSTQLKRLPIPLLASPNCLVVAWVTNRPSHLRFVRDELYPHWGVEVVAEWFWVKVTASGQFVFPLDSPHKKPYEILVLGRYRPSAGPSASSSEKPEVPVEDRRLIVSVPSALHSQKPSLSEVLKPYVGAEGKCLELFARSLQPGWTSWGNEVLKFQHTSYFTLTPADDVREDEATDDCTDKPGTT; encoded by the exons ATGTCGGTGGTGCTTCAGAGCAACTATGGCTGTGTTTTAGATGCACGCTCACTCATTGATCAGGGCTATGCACGATGCATCCGATGGAGGGATAAACAGAAGTCACGTgtaaagtgttgttttaaaaggcagtgttttcagattttaaagAGTCATTATGGTACTAATGTGAATGTCAGTGCCGCGGTGGATGCAGGAAATTCGGAAATGATGCAGAAAACAGCCAAATCTTCAAAG AAAAGGAAACGAAAGCATAGTGAACTCAACCAGGGGGAGATCGATTCACAGGCCTTCCATGAAAAG ATCAGGAGTGTTATTCTGGAAGGAACCAAGTCCTTGGTGGATTCGGCCCGATCTCTGGGATTTCTGACTGGAGACACCGACGCGGTGAGGGAGCCTCTTCCTTCCCAGGAGTGCCGCCTTGCTGCTCTTTGTGAAATGGCTAAAGATCTTCCTCTGGtggaccaggaggaccaggaggactgCACTCAGTTGCTTGTTGCTGAGAATACTTCACCCGTGGACCTGTTTTCTCGGGTGACCGAGAGCCGGGCGGACTGGGCTGCAGTGGTTACGCTGATGGGAGAGGAGTATGTCATACCGCCTCACACGGCTTTCTTGCTTTCTGATTTCACAAGAATACAGCCGCTAGTCCAAT ATGGAAGGAGCTTTGACTTAATAGTTATGGATCCACCGTGGGAAAATAAGTCTGTGAAAAGGAGTCGCAG ATACGGTTCTCTGCCTTCAACCCAGCTGAAACGGCTCCCTATACCCCTCCTGGCGTCTCCAAACTGTTTAGTGGTTGCCTGGGTGACGAACCGGCCGAGCCACCTGCGATTTGTCCGTGATGAACTGTATCCGCACTGGGGGGTCGAAGTTGTGGCGGAGTGGTTCTGGGTCAAG GTCACTGCATCTGggcagtttgtgtttccactggATTCACCGCACAAGAAGCCATATGAAATACTGGTGCTGGGCAGATATCGTCCCTCTGCTGGTCCCTCAGCAAG CTCTTCGGAGAAGCCGGAGGTTCCCGTGGAGGATCGGCGTTTGATTGTCAGCGTCCCATCAGCTCTGCACTCCCAGAAGCCCTCGCTATCAG AGGTGTTGAAGCCGTACGTTGGAGCCGAGGGCAAGTGCTTGGAGCTGTTTGCCAGGAGCCTTCAACCAGGATGGACCAGCTGGGGCAACGAGGTGCTTAAATTTCAACACACGAGCTATTTTACTTTGACGCCAGCGGATGACGTTCGTGAAGACGAGGCCACGGACGACTGCACAGACAAACCTGGTACCACATAA